The nucleotide sequence GCGGCCGTCGGCCCCCGCGGGCCGGCTACGGGTTTTTGTATCCGCGAACGCAAGGACGGGTATGAGTCACGACGACCTCGAACGCGCGGGGTTCAAGGACCGAACCCGCGTCGCCGAGGCCCTGGAGACCGTCCTCGAGACGGTCGCCGGACACGACCGAACCGAGCGGGTGGCGCTCGGCCGGGCCGACGGCCGGGTCCTCGCCGAGACGGTGACCGCGCCGTCGCCCGTCCCCGGCTACGACCGCGCGGCGATGGACGGCTACGCCGTCCGCGCCAGCGACACCTTCGGCGCCAGCGACCGGTCGCCGACCGTCCTCCGCGAGGGCGAGGGCGCCGTGAACCCCGACGAGGCCGTCCGGGTCCACACCGGCAGCGACCTGCCCGAGGGCGCGGACGCCGTCGTCATGGTCGAACACACCGAGACCGTCGGCGACGAGGTGGAGGTGTTCGACGCCGTCGCCGAGGGCGAGAACGTCGGCGACGTCGGCGAGGACGTCGCCGAGGGCGAGCGACTGTACGAACCGGGCCACCGGATCCGCCCCTCGGATCTCGGCCTGCTGAAGTCCGTCGGCGTCGACCAGGTCGAAGTGTACGACCCGCCGACCGTCGGCGTGATCCCGACGGGCGAGGAACTCGTCCAGCGCGACCCCGAGCCCGGCGAGGTGATCGAGACCAACGGCCTGACCGTCTCGCGCATGGCCGACCGCTGGGGCGCCATCCCGACCTACCGGAACGTCGTCGACGACGACCCCAACGCCATCCGCGCCGCGATCCAGCGCGACCTCGCGAAGGACGTCGTCGTCACCACCGGCGGCTCGTCGGTCGGCGAGCGCGACTACACCCCCGAGGTCGTCGACGAGTTGGGCGAGGTACTCGTCCACGGCGTCGCCCTCAAACCCGGCCACCCCGTCGCCCTCGGGGTCGTCGAGGGGACCCCTGTCGTCATGCTCCCGGGCTACCCCGTCGCCTGCATCGTCAACGCCGTCCAGTTCCTGCGGCCCATCCTCAAACGCGTCGGCAACATGCCCGTACCCGAACACCCGACCGTCGAGGCCGAACTGTCCCGGAAGATATCCAGCGAACCCGGCACCCGGACGTTCGCCCGGGTACGCCTGAGCGAGGGCGACGGGGACCGCCCGGTCGCCGAACCCACCCGCGCCAGCGGGTCGGGCGTCCTCTCGAGCGTCGCCCTCGCGGACGGCTGGGTCGTCGTCCCCGAGGCCCGGGAGGGGTACGACGCCGGCGAACGCGTCGCGGTCGAGGACTGGGAGTGGTCGGCGTGACCGACCGTCGAGGGGGTGGTCGCCGATGAGCGACCGACGCCAGTTCCGTGACCTCGCCTCGCCCGCCGCGGCCCGCGAAGCCGTCGACTCGCTCGATCTGTCGCCCGAGCCCGAGAGGGTTCCCCTCGACGAGGCCCGGGGCCGGGTCCTCGCCGAGCGAATCGACGCCGAGCTCGACGTCCCGGGGTTCGACCGCGCGAGCGTCGACGGCTACGCCGTCCGCGCCAGCGACACCTTCGGCGCCGACGAGGCCGATCCCGCCGTCCTCGACCTGATCGGGACGGTCCACGCCGGCGCCGAACCCGACGTCGAGGTGCGGGACGGGACCTGTGCCGAGATATCGACCGGCGCAGTGTTGCCACCGGGCGCCGACGCCGTCGTCATGGTCGAGCGCACCGACGAGACCGACGCGGGCATCGCGATCCGAACCTCGGTCGCGCCGGGCGACCGCGTGATGGTCGCGGGCGCGGACGTCGCCGCCGGCTCCCGGGCGTTCGGTCCGGGCACCCTGATCACGCCCCGCGAGATCGGCCTGCTGTCCGCGCTCGGCGTCGACACGGTGCCCGTCCGCGGGACGCCCACGGTCGGCATCGTCTCGACCGGCGACGAACTCGTTCGACCGGGCGGCGACCTCCACAGCGAGGCCGGCCAGATCTACGACGTGAACTCCTACACCATCGCCGCGGGGGTCGAGGAGGCGGGCGGCGAGGCCGTGCTCTACCCCCACGCCGGCGACGACTACGACGAGATGGAGCGCCTGCTCGTCGAGGCCGCCGACGAGTGTGACCTCGTCCTCTCCTCGGGGTCGACCTCCGCGAGCGCCGTCGACGTGATCTACCGCGTCATCGAGAGCGAGGGGGAACTCCTCCTCCACGGCGTGTCGGTCAAGCCGGGCAAACCCATGCTCGTCGGCCGACTGGAGGACTCCGCGTACGTCGGCCTGCCGGGCTATCCCGTCTCCGCGCTCACCATCTTCCGGACGTTCGTCGCGCCGGCGATCCGCGAGGCGGCGGGGCTGCCCGAACCCCGCACCGCGACCGTCGAGGGGCGGATGGCCGTCCGCGAGCGATACTCGGAGGGGCGGACCCGCCTCATGCCCGTCGGGCTGGTCGAGGCGGGTGACGGTGAGGCCGACACCCTCGTCTACCCCGTCGACAAGGGGAGCGGCGCGACGACGAGCCTCGTCGAGGCCGACGGCATCGTCGAAGTCGACGCCGACACCGACTACCTCGCCGAGGGCGAGCGGGTCACGGTGCAGTTGTTCTCGCCGGACGTCCGCCCGCCGACCCTCCTCGGCGTCGGCGAGGACGACCCCGCACTCTCCCGCCTGCTCGACCGACTGGAACGCCCCCGCTACCTCGACGTCGGGAGCCGACAGGGGCGACGGCGCTTGCGCGACGGCGTCCCCGACGTGGCGGTCGTCTCCGGCCCGACGGACCGCGACGTCGACCCCGTCGACCTCGGCGGGTGGACCCGGGAGTGGGGCCTCGTCGTCCCCGCCGGCAACCCCGCGGGGGTCGACGGCCTCGCGGACCTAGTCGACCGCGACCTCCGGTTCGTCAACCGGGCGACAGACGCCGGCCTGCGCGCCAGCCTCGACGCCGAGTTGGACCGCCTGGCCGACAGACGGGCGACCGAGCGCCGCGATCTGACCGCCGCCATCGACGGCTACGAGTTGACCGTCAAGGGGTTCGAGAGCCCGGCGCGGAAGGTCCTCGACGGGGCAGCCGATGCGGGCCTCGGCCTCCGGGCGACCGCCGACACGCTCGACTGCGGGTTCGTCCCCGTCGGCACCGAATCCGTCCGCGTGCTGGCGAACCCCGACCGCACCGACAAGCCGGGGGTCACGGCGCTCGAGCGCGCCGTCGAGTCGGCGCTCGACGGCGCCGTTGCCGACCTCGACGGCTTCGAGGCCTGACCGGCGTGGGCGCGTCGGTACCCGTTCACGGGTGCTGTTCAGATTAGCTGATTCCATGCGAAGGCGAACGATCTGAGCCACTCGTTTGCAGTTTCTGCTTCGGCGTTGCTAAAACAGTTCGAGAAACTGGTAGTTCTGCGTTTTACTTCACGAAAGACACGTTCGACGCTGTTCCGATTTCCATGACGTTCGTATCTGAAATCGAGGCCGTGGCGACGGCAGGCGTCGTTCAGAGGTTTCGCACCGTCGACGAGAAACACCGCGTCGTCAACGTCGTGTTTCTCGCGTAGTTCGCGGAAGAACGAATGAGCGATAACATTGTTTCTCGTCGGTTCAAGCCTTGTGTGTAGTAATTCGTTCGTCTCTGGATCAACCGCAGCGTACAGCCAGTACTGCTCGTCATTGAGTCGGATCACGGTTTCGTCAACCGCAACGTGATCCGGGCTTCGATCTTCTTCGGGCTGTAGATCAGCCTTGTGAACCCAGTTGTGAACGGTGGATCGTGCCCGCTCAACACCAAATATTTCAAGAATAGAGACAGTATTCGAAAGTGATAGTCCAGCAAGATGGAGCTGAATACTGAGCTTCATCAACAGCCGCGGTGTTGCCTCTCGTTCCACAAAACCTAACTCGATTCGGTCGATACAACCGTTGAGGCGGGCGATTTCAGCCATGAACCAGCAGAAACTCGCACCGCCTCACCTTTCAATCCTTATCTGAACACTACCCGTTCACGTGCCCGAGAGTATATGTGCCCCGGCGGACAAGGTGCCGTCGTGTCGACTCAGCCGACCGTCCTCCACGTCGACGACGACCGCTCGGTGCTCGACCTGTCGAGCGAGCGGGCCAACGACGCGGCGGTGACGTGGCTGACGGCGTCCGATCCCGCGGACGGCCTGACGACTCTGACCGACCGCGACGTGGACTGCCTGGTCAGCGACTCGATCCGAACGGACGGTGGCACCCCGTTCGTCGTCCGGGCGGCCGACGTCGACCCGGACCTCCCGGTCGTCCTCTTCACCGCCGCCGACCGCGAGTCGATCCCCGGCGCCACCCACCACGTGGCGACGCGACACGTCGAGAAGGAGACCGGCGACGCGTTCGCCACCCTCCTCGACCACGTCGCGGCGGTCGTACCGATGCCGGGGGACGCCCGCGTCGACGACCCCGACACGACGAACGGATCGGGGATCGCACCCCGTCCCGAACGCCGGGCGGCGGGCCCCGACCGCTCGGGCGCCTGGGTTCCCATCGAACGGTACGAGTGGCGCGACGAGAGCACCGACCTCGCGACGACCATCGTCACCGCCGTCGAGGAGTACACCGGCCGGGACGCGTCGGCGCCGCCGCTGTACGAGAGCATCGACGCCGAGATGCTCGAAGCGCTCCTCAGCCGACCGGACGGGGATTCGCGGAGCGGGATTCAGGTGCGCTTTTTCTTCGCCGATCAGGAACTCGCGGTGACGAGCGAGGGGCTGATCCTGTTGCGGACCGAGACGGGCGGGGAGTGATACTGTTTATTGTACGTCAGTACCGGTGGTTCGCCGAGACGGTCCGGCGAACCACCGGCAACCAGTTACAATAATCCGTATGGGGCCGGCGAACGCGAGTCGGGATCAGTCGCCCGCCGCTCGCGGCGTCGCCCGCAGTTCGTCGAGCGACCGCACGCGGTAGTCGCCGAGGACACAGCGCCCCCGACGGTACGGACCGTGCCGCTCGACGTGCACGCCGTCGAGGCCGGCGTTCCACGCCGCCCCCACGTCGTTCGGACCGTCGCCGACGAGGGTGCCGGCCGTCCCGTCCTCGACGCCGAGGTCCGACATCGCGCGATAGACGGGGGCGGGGTCGGGCTTCCATCCGATCTCGTGGGTACAGGAGACGACGGTGTCGAACCAGTCCCGGATGTCGAGGCCGTCGAGGACCGGATCGACCAGGTACTCCTGACAGTGGGTGACCAGGCCGACCGGCCGATCGAGGTCGGCGACGAACGCGGCGTCGTCGTGGAGGAAGGTGGCGTCGGCGCGGGCCGCGGGATCCTCGACGTCGTGGAGCGTCGCCCAGAACGCGTCGGGATCGATCCCCCACTCGCGAAGCTGGGGGGTCCGCTCCCCGGAGAGACCGTGCCAGAGGATCTCGACCTCGCGCTCGGAGAAGTCCCGGCCGAGCCGGTCGCCGACGCGCTCGAACACCTCCCGGGCGTAGGAGGGCTCCACGTCCACGAGCGTCCCGTCGAGGTCGAACAGCCAGAAGTCGTAGGCGTGTGCGACCATTCGTTCCTCGGTAGGCGCGGACGGATCAAGTGTGTTCCGGCCCGGTCACGCCAGTATTAATAGGGGTTCCACACGGTTATCCGTCGATGAACGTCTGCTCGATCGAGCCGGCGGAGCGGACGCGACACGCGACCCCCGGCGTGGCCGCCGCGTGGCCCGTCGACGAGGCGCTCGGGTCGACCGCGACGGCGCCGGAGGCGCGCCCGCGAACCCGCGCGGGCGGTGATCGGGATGTCTGAGGGGGACTACACCTTCGCCGACCTCCCCGTCCCGCCGATCAGGCCCGGGACGAGCGTCCTCCTCTCGGGACCGACCCACGCCGGCACCCGCCAGCTCGCCTTCCGGCTCCTCGTCGGTGGCGACGACGAGGGCACCATCGTCATCACGACCAACGCGCGGGCGAGGCGGGTGATCGAGGACTGTCGTACCGCGGGGCTGACCGTCGGTCCGGATCGGACGGCCGTCGTCGACTGCGTCGGCGACGGCGACGACGACCTCCCCGCACGGGTGGTCGGCGTCTCCGGGCCCGCCGATCTGACCGGGGTCGGGATGCGGTACTCGAAGCTCTATCGAACCTTCCACGAGGCGGGACTCGACCGCGTCCGGACCGGCGTCTGTTCGGTGTCGACCCTGCTCTCGTTCAGCGACCTCCAGACGGTCTCGCGGTTCGTCCACACCATGGTCGGTCGCATCGACAGCGTCGACGGGTTCGGCGTCTTCCTCATCGACCCTGAGACACAGGACGCGCGGACGGTCAGCACCGTCGGGCAGTTCTGTGGCGCCCGGATCGAGGTCCGCGACGGCGACGCGGGGCCGGAGCTCCGCACCCGCGGGCTCGCGACCGGAAACGGCGACTGGACGCCGTTCGACCCCCGTCCCGGGGGGCCCTGATCACTCCATCACGCGGATCGAACTGCCGAGGTGCGCGTGGAGGACGTCCCGCGGTGGGTCGTCGAAGGCAGGGTCGTCGGCGATGGCGGCCCGGAGGGCATCGAGGTGGGCCTCGTCGGTGCGCAACTCGCTGAACCGGACGTCCGTCACGGGGGCCGAGAGCCACTCCGCGGCCAGCGTCCGGAGGTGGCGCTCGTCGCTCACCTCGCCGCGCCAGCAGGCGTCGCGGAAGAACAGCCAACCGTCGGTTCCCGGTTCGTCCGCGGGTCTGGTTACGACCGTCTCGAAGGTGTCCGGGTCCGCCTCGACGCGCGTCGTATCGAGGGCGACGGTCACGCGGAAGACGTAGGCGGCGTCCGTCACCGTTCGGCGTCGAACAGGCCCGCGAGACGGAGGTCGGCGTCGGTGATCCCGCCCGCCTCGTGGCTGGTCAGTCGGACCTCGATTTCGTCGTAGCGGATCGTGATCTCGGGGTGGTGGTACTCCTCGTCGGCCACCTCCGCGACCCGGGTCGCGAAGGTGACGCCGTCGAGGTAGTCGTCGAACGGATACGTGCGGACGATTTCGTCGCCGTCGCGCTCCCAGTCGTCCGGGAGGCGGCGGTCGACCTCGTCGTCGTCGAGGCGGTCGGGCATACCTGCTTGTCGACCGGACGTGGAATAACGGTTGGGGCGCCTACTCCTCGTTCAGCCGGTCGAGGACGTGCTGCGGGATGTCGTCGGCGTCGGCGCCCTCGCGGGGCGTCTGGGCCGTCGGGGTGGACGGGCGGTCGCCGCCGAACTCGGGGTCGAACAGGCCGAGTGCGGTCTGGATCGTCGTCCAGTCGTCCTCGGCGGCGGCGTCGCGCAGGCTCTTGGTCGGCGCGGCGAGCAACTGACCGACGAGGGCGTCGGCCAGCGAGGCGACCGTCTCGCGTTGTTCCTCCGTCAACTCGCCCTGGGACTCCAGTCGCGACAGGGCGGTGTGGAGCTCCCGGTCTTTGACCATCTCGGCGCTCTCGTACATCGCGCTGATGACCTCGTCGGCCTGCCGTCGCTTGAACGAGTCGATCAGCCGCTCGAACTCCTCGTCGATCATCCGTTCGACCGTCTCGGCGGCCTCGCGGCGGCGCTCCCGCGTCTCGTCGGTGATCGCCTCCAGGGAGTCGATGTCGTAGGCCACGACGGGAGCGAGGTCGTCGACCGCCGGATCGACGTCCCGCGGCTGGGCGAGGTCGATGACGAGCGTCTCGCCGGCGCCGTCGAGGGCCGGACGACCGAGGACGTGGGTCGGGCTGTTCGTCGCCGTGACGAGCACCTCGGCCCGCTCGGCCGCCGTGGGCGCGTGGTCGAGGCCGACACCCTCCGCGGGCGTCTCGACCTCGTCGGCGAGGTGGGTGGCGTGTGGGACCGTCCGGTTGGCGATCACGAGCTTCGAGATGCCCGTGTCGTCGAAGGCCTTGGCGGCCAGCCGCCCCATCTCGCCCGCGCCGACGACGAGCGCGGTCGCCCCGTCCAAGTCGCGCTCGCGGTCGGCGAGTTCGACCGCCGCGCTGCCCAGCGACACGACGCCCTCGTTGATCCGGGTCTCGGTCCGCGCCCGCTCGCCGACGTGCAGGGCCTTCGTGATCGACGGATCGAGGACCGAACCGATGCCGCCGGCGCCGCGGGCCCGCTCGAAGGCCGTGCGGAGCTGACCGATGATCTGGTCCTCGCCGAGGACCAGGGATTCGAGCCCGGCGGCCACCCGCATCAGATGCCGGATGCTCGTCTCGTGGTCCATCTCCCGGACGGCGCCGTCACGGACGTCGGGGGCGAAGTCCGCGAGCGCCGCGCGGCCGGCCGCAGCGTCCTCGCTCACGACGTACGCCTCGGCGCGGTTACAGGTCTGAAGGGCGAACGCCTCGTCGACGCCGTCGCTCGCCAGGAGGTCGCGGACGGCGGTAGCCACGTCCTCGGCGGCGGCGGACTCGATCTCGTCGACGGTCGCGTGCCGGTGGGAGACCGTCACCCCGCTGATCACGCCCGTCGTCACAGGTACTCACCTCGGGACACGTGGATCATACGCTCCGATTCGCGACACCGTTTGCGTCCGTCCTACCTAAACTCTTCCAATAGCGCCGGCCACGTACCGGCGCTAGCTCCCGGTTCGGGGTCCGTCCCGACCCCGCCGACGCCGGCCCCGACGGCCGGACGTCCCCCTGACTCCGTTGCATACGCCACCCTCCGAGGTACGGCATCTTAAACGTCCCGTCGTCTACCGAGCGGTGAAAACTGTCGGCGGGTCGTGCGGTCCGCCGGCGGCGGACGAACGGTCCGGCTCGGAGGGGGTACTGTAACTGGTCACCGGTGGTTCGCCGGACCGTTCTGGCGACCCACCGGTAAACAGGTAGCATAAACACTATCAGGCGTCGGTGGCGACGTCGCCGTCCTCGAGCACCACGCTCGTCACCTCGTACCCCCGATCGCGGACGTCGGCTACCAGGGCCTCCTGGTCCACGTCGGCCTCGTAGTAGAACACGATGTCGAAGGTGCCGTTCCGGAGGAGCTGCTGGCACTCCCAGACGAACGCGTCGTCCTCGACGGTCAGGCCCTGGAACTGGTTCGAGGAGAAGTCGGTGTCGTCGTTGCCGGCGTAGATGTACGTCTCCCCCTTCCCGGCGTGGGCGGCGATGACCTCGTTGAGTTCGACCGTGAGTTCGTGCATCTCGAGGTCCTCCTGGCCCGTGAGGTCGGTGTGGACGATGGCCCCCGCGAGTTCGATGTCGCCGGGCTCCAACAGCGCCTTCGTCCGTCGGTAGAGGTCGTCGTCGACTACGTCGCTCATAGCTCCGGATGGTCGGTCCAGCGTGTTACCCGTGACGGTTCGCGGCCGGCGGTCATCCCAGCCGTTCGTCCAGGATGAGGCGGGTTTTCGTGTTCTGGACCTCGTCCAGGTCCCGCGCCTGCGTGATGAGTTCGTTGACCGCGCGGGTGTCGGCGGCGTCGACCACCATGACGATGTCCCGCTCGCCGGACACCTGCCAGACGAAGTCCACCTCGTCCCACTCGGCCATCCGGTCGGAGACGCCGGTGGTGTCGACGTCGACGGCCACCGACACCTCGATCATCGCCTTGACGTTGCCGGTGCGGGTCGCCACGGTGAACCGCTCGATGATCCCCTCGTCGACGAGACGTTCGACCCGGTTGCGGACCGTCCCCTCGGAGGTGCCGACCCGGTCCGCGATTTCGGTGTACGGGGTCCGCGAATCCCGGCGGAGGATCGCCAGGATCCGACGGTCCAGTTCGTCCATACGGCGCCTTCGGCCGGGGCCGACTTACCGATTACGAATTTCGTAACTCAGCTTCGAAAGCAAGGCTTATTTGAGGTGGCGGCCTGTGTTTCTCGTAATGTCGGACGCCTACCTTGCCCTGGAGGACGGTCGCGTGGTCGAAGCGCGTGGCCGCGTTCCGGGTCGGACACGTGGTGAACTGGTCTTCACGACCGCCTACACCGGCTACGAGGAGAGCCTGACCGACCCCTCCTACGAGGAGCAGGTGCTCACGTTCTCGTACCCGCTCATCGGCAACTACGGCGTCCGATCCGAGCGCTTCGAATCCGACCGCGTCCACCCGCGTGCGGCCATCGCCCGCGAGTTCACCGAGGACGTCGTCGAGTGGCTCGACGAGGAGGGCGTCCCCGCCATCGACCACCTCGACACCCGAGAGCTGGTCACCTCGATCCGCGAGGAGGGGGCGATGCGGTGCGGGCTGGCGGTCGGTCCCGACGCGACGCCCGAGGACGCGAAGGCGGAGCTCGACGCCTGCCAGGGCATGAGCGAGCACGTCGACATCGGGGCGCAGGTCAGCGTCGACGAGCCGACAGTCTACGAGGGCGGCTCGGCCGCGACGGTCGCCCTGATCGACTGCGGCGCCAAGGGCTCGATCACCGAGTCCCTGCTCGAACGCGACGCGACGGTCCACGTCCTCCCCTACGACGCGACCCCCGCGGACGTCGCGGCGGTCGATCCCGACCTCCTCTTCATCTCGAACGGGCCGGGCGATCCCGAGAACTTCGAGGCCGCCGAGGCGCTCGTCGAGGAGTTCGTCGGCGACCTGCCCGTCGCCGGCATCTGTCTCGGCCAGCAGGTCGTCGCCAACGCCCTCGGCGGCAGCACCGAGAAGATGGCCTTCGGCCACCGCGGCGTCAACCAGCCCGTCCGCGACCTGGAGACCGACCGGGTCGTCATGACGACCCAGAACCACGGCTACACCGTCGGCGAACCGGGCGACCGGCTGAGCGTGACGCAGGTGAACGTCAACGACGGCACCGCCGAGGGCCTGGAAAACGAGGAACTCGGCGTCATCACGCGCCAGTACCACCCCGAGGCCCACCCCGGCCCCAACGACTCGCTCGACTTCTTCGACGACGTGCTCGACCTGGTGTCGACGGACACCCCCGTCGCCACCTCCGACTGATCGGACGGCCCACCGTCGCTTCCACTCGGGCCACCGGTTCCCCCGCCGAACCACGCCGAGCAGCAACGCGACGACCGAGCCGGCGACGGGGGATGAACGTGATCTGCACGCCGGCGAAGGCGACGGAGACGTAGAAGAACGCGAGCCCCCGGAGCGACGGGTCCCGCGGCGCCGCCGGGAAGTGCCGAGTCGCTGGCGGGAGCGCCGACGATGGGGGGCCGACGATGAACCCGAGGCTGAAGGCGCCGACGAGGCCGAGCGCGCTGGCCCGGTAGCCGTCGAACCCGTCGCGCCACCGGGGACGCCAATACACGGGGCGACGGGCGGGACAGGGAAAAGTCCCGTTCGGTCGCGACGAGTGTCGACCTTCGGCAGGTTTTTGACCCGACTCGCGCAACCCCGTGGCATGGTCACGGTCAGGGCTCCCGCGACGAGTGCGAACCTCGGTAGCGGGTTCGACGTGTTCGGCGCGGCCCTCGACCGGCCGGCGGACGTCATCCGCGTCGAGAAGGCCGACCGGACGACCATCGACGTGAGGGGGTACGGGAGCGAGTTCATTCCCGAGGACCCCGCGGACAACACCGTCGGTGCCGTCGCCGAGGCGCTCGACGCCCCGGCCCACATCCGCATCGACAAAGGAATCCGCCCCTCCTCGGGACTGGGATCGTCGGGTGCCAGCGCCGCCGCGGCGGCGCTCGCGCTGAACGAACTCTACGACCGCGGGCTCTCGCGCAAGGAACTCGTCCCCATCGCGGGGAAAGGCGAGGCGACCGTCTCCGGCGAGGTCCACCTCGACAACGTGGCGCCCGCGCTGCTCGGCGGGTTCACCGTCGCCACGGGCCGGGACGTGACGACCGTCGACGCCGACATCCCGCTCGTCGCCTGCTTGCCGGAGATCGCCATCTCGACGCGCGACGCGCGGGACGTGGTGCCCGCCGGGGCGACGATGGAACAGCTCGTCTACACCGTCGGTCGGGCCGCCACGCTGACGACCGGGATGTGTCGGAACGATCCGCGCCTCGTGGGCAAGGGGATGCACGACCGCCTGGTCACACCGGCCCGGGCCGACCTCATCTCCGGCTACGACGAGGTGCGGGAGGCCGCCCTCGCCGCCGGCGCCACGGGCGTCACCGTCAGCGGCGCCGGGCCGGGTGTCCTCGCGGCGTGTTACCCCGGGGACCGACGCGAAATCGCCGCCGCGATGGTCGAGGGGTTCGCCGAAGTGGGTGTCGACTCGCGCGCCTACCAGACGAAGATCGGCGGCGGCGCCACGCTGCATCGCGACTGATCGTCGGTCGGGGTGGGCGGGGCCGTCGTGATTCTCACGCGATGACGATGCCCGCCGGTTTATCAAACGTCCCCGGCGTTCACCCGATGGACATGAGCGACGGCGACGGCGAGGATGGATCCACCGACGGTTCGGCCCGCGGCGGCGGGTGGACGGACGCGTCGTGTCGGGAGTTGGACCCGGCGTGGTTCGAGCGGGCCGTCGAGGCCGCCGGGCACGCGATCTTCATCACCGACTTCGAGGGGCGGATCGTCTACGTGAACCCCGCCTTCGAGGCGGTGACCGGATACGACGCCGCCGACGCCGTCGGCCGATCGCCGGACATCCTCAACTCCGGACACCACGATCCGGACTACTTCCGACGGCTCTGGGAGACCATCGTCGCCGGCGAAGTCTGGCAGGAAGAGATCGTCAACCGCCGGGCAGGCGGCGAGAACTACATCGCGAACCAGACCATCGCCCCCATCGTCGACGACGAGGACGGCTCGATCACACATTTCGTCGCGATCCAGACGGACATCACCGAGCGCAAGGAACACGAGCGGGCGCTCGAACGGAGTCGCGACCTCTCGGCGCGGACCGAGGAGACCGCCGACGTCGGCGGGTGGGAACTCGACGTCGAGGC is from Haloplanus salinarum and encodes:
- the lwrS gene encoding LWR-salt protein, which encodes MTDAAYVFRVTVALDTTRVEADPDTFETVVTRPADEPGTDGWLFFRDACWRGEVSDERHLRTLAAEWLSAPVTDVRFSELRTDEAHLDALRAAIADDPAFDDPPRDVLHAHLGSSIRVME
- a CDS encoding IS6 family transposase, which gives rise to MAEIARLNGCIDRIELGFVEREATPRLLMKLSIQLHLAGLSLSNTVSILEIFGVERARSTVHNWVHKADLQPEEDRSPDHVAVDETVIRLNDEQYWLYAAVDPETNELLHTRLEPTRNNVIAHSFFRELREKHDVDDAVFLVDGAKPLNDACRRHGLDFRYERHGNRNSVERVFREVKRRTTSFSNCFSNAEAETANEWLRSFAFAWNQLI
- a CDS encoding 4a-hydroxytetrahydrobiopterin dehydratase; translated protein: MPDRLDDDEVDRRLPDDWERDGDEIVRTYPFDDYLDGVTFATRVAEVADEEYHHPEITIRYDEIEVRLTSHEAGGITDADLRLAGLFDAER
- a CDS encoding DUF7504 family protein; the encoded protein is MSEGDYTFADLPVPPIRPGTSVLLSGPTHAGTRQLAFRLLVGGDDEGTIVITTNARARRVIEDCRTAGLTVGPDRTAVVDCVGDGDDDLPARVVGVSGPADLTGVGMRYSKLYRTFHEAGLDRVRTGVCSVSTLLSFSDLQTVSRFVHTMVGRIDSVDGFGVFLIDPETQDARTVSTVGQFCGARIEVRDGDAGPELRTRGLATGNGDWTPFDPRPGGP
- the glp gene encoding molybdopterin molybdotransferase MoeA, translating into MSHDDLERAGFKDRTRVAEALETVLETVAGHDRTERVALGRADGRVLAETVTAPSPVPGYDRAAMDGYAVRASDTFGASDRSPTVLREGEGAVNPDEAVRVHTGSDLPEGADAVVMVEHTETVGDEVEVFDAVAEGENVGDVGEDVAEGERLYEPGHRIRPSDLGLLKSVGVDQVEVYDPPTVGVIPTGEELVQRDPEPGEVIETNGLTVSRMADRWGAIPTYRNVVDDDPNAIRAAIQRDLAKDVVVTTGGSSVGERDYTPEVVDELGEVLVHGVALKPGHPVALGVVEGTPVVMLPGYPVACIVNAVQFLRPILKRVGNMPVPEHPTVEAELSRKISSEPGTRTFARVRLSEGDGDRPVAEPTRASGSGVLSSVALADGWVVVPEAREGYDAGERVAVEDWEWSA
- the hemA gene encoding glutamyl-tRNA reductase, whose product is MTTGVISGVTVSHRHATVDEIESAAAEDVATAVRDLLASDGVDEAFALQTCNRAEAYVVSEDAAAGRAALADFAPDVRDGAVREMDHETSIRHLMRVAAGLESLVLGEDQIIGQLRTAFERARGAGGIGSVLDPSITKALHVGERARTETRINEGVVSLGSAAVELADRERDLDGATALVVGAGEMGRLAAKAFDDTGISKLVIANRTVPHATHLADEVETPAEGVGLDHAPTAAERAEVLVTATNSPTHVLGRPALDGAGETLVIDLAQPRDVDPAVDDLAPVVAYDIDSLEAITDETRERRREAAETVERMIDEEFERLIDSFKRRQADEVISAMYESAEMVKDRELHTALSRLESQGELTEEQRETVASLADALVGQLLAAPTKSLRDAAAEDDWTTIQTALGLFDPEFGGDRPSTPTAQTPREGADADDIPQHVLDRLNEE
- a CDS encoding HAD family hydrolase yields the protein MVAHAYDFWLFDLDGTLVDVEPSYAREVFERVGDRLGRDFSEREVEILWHGLSGERTPQLREWGIDPDAFWATLHDVEDPAARADATFLHDDAAFVADLDRPVGLVTHCQEYLVDPVLDGLDIRDWFDTVVSCTHEIGWKPDPAPVYRAMSDLGVEDGTAGTLVGDGPNDVGAAWNAGLDGVHVERHGPYRRGRCVLGDYRVRSLDELRATPRAAGD
- a CDS encoding molybdopterin biosynthesis protein — protein: MSDRRQFRDLASPAAAREAVDSLDLSPEPERVPLDEARGRVLAERIDAELDVPGFDRASVDGYAVRASDTFGADEADPAVLDLIGTVHAGAEPDVEVRDGTCAEISTGAVLPPGADAVVMVERTDETDAGIAIRTSVAPGDRVMVAGADVAAGSRAFGPGTLITPREIGLLSALGVDTVPVRGTPTVGIVSTGDELVRPGGDLHSEAGQIYDVNSYTIAAGVEEAGGEAVLYPHAGDDYDEMERLLVEAADECDLVLSSGSTSASAVDVIYRVIESEGELLLHGVSVKPGKPMLVGRLEDSAYVGLPGYPVSALTIFRTFVAPAIREAAGLPEPRTATVEGRMAVRERYSEGRTRLMPVGLVEAGDGEADTLVYPVDKGSGATTSLVEADGIVEVDADTDYLAEGERVTVQLFSPDVRPPTLLGVGEDDPALSRLLDRLERPRYLDVGSRQGRRRLRDGVPDVAVVSGPTDRDVDPVDLGGWTREWGLVVPAGNPAGVDGLADLVDRDLRFVNRATDAGLRASLDAELDRLADRRATERRDLTAAIDGYELTVKGFESPARKVLDGAADAGLGLRATADTLDCGFVPVGTESVRVLANPDRTDKPGVTALERAVESALDGAVADLDGFEA
- a CDS encoding DUF5778 family protein; translation: MSDVVDDDLYRRTKALLEPGDIELAGAIVHTDLTGQEDLEMHELTVELNEVIAAHAGKGETYIYAGNDDTDFSSNQFQGLTVEDDAFVWECQQLLRNGTFDIVFYYEADVDQEALVADVRDRGYEVTSVVLEDGDVATDA
- a CDS encoding HalOD1 output domain-containing protein yields the protein MSTQPTVLHVDDDRSVLDLSSERANDAAVTWLTASDPADGLTTLTDRDVDCLVSDSIRTDGGTPFVVRAADVDPDLPVVLFTAADRESIPGATHHVATRHVEKETGDAFATLLDHVAAVVPMPGDARVDDPDTTNGSGIAPRPERRAAGPDRSGAWVPIERYEWRDESTDLATTIVTAVEEYTGRDASAPPLYESIDAEMLEALLSRPDGDSRSGIQVRFFFADQELAVTSEGLILLRTETGGE